A stretch of [Clostridium] innocuum DNA encodes these proteins:
- a CDS encoding ACT domain-containing protein: MELKKLDGSFSVCKVVDYSMVNLNSTYCFIGKTDEENSLVCLQEEVPENTIEREDHWKAFRIQGILDFSLIGILSEISTLLAKNSIGIFAISTYNTDYILMKEEQFENAVRILAEAGYRIL, translated from the coding sequence ATGGAGCTGAAAAAACTGGACGGAAGCTTTTCCGTATGCAAGGTGGTGGATTATTCCATGGTGAATTTGAACAGCACCTATTGCTTTATAGGAAAAACAGATGAGGAAAATTCACTTGTCTGTTTACAGGAGGAGGTACCGGAAAATACCATCGAGCGTGAAGATCACTGGAAGGCATTTCGCATACAGGGAATTCTGGATTTCTCCCTGATCGGCATTCTGTCCGAGATTTCAACGCTGCTTGCGAAAAACAGCATCGGCATCTTTGCCATATCTACGTACAACACCGATTATATCCTGATGAAGGAGGAGCAGTTTGAGAATGCAGTGAGGATACTTGCAGAAGCAGGCTATCGTATCCTGTGA
- a CDS encoding GNAT family N-acetyltransferase, whose product MIIRKAVKQDLPQLQVMYEAIIAHMYAQQICIWDAVYPCICFPEDIKQERMYVLQKDARILAAFALCEHNKGEQHVDWHLSGQKALYLDRLGVHVDAMGKGVGRAAIREAMRCAKERQADVLRLFAVDSNTPAIRLYEKNGFIQAKGIYHEVIDDTLTLHELGFEKVITEKELLG is encoded by the coding sequence ATGATCATTAGAAAAGCGGTTAAACAGGATCTGCCTCAGCTGCAGGTTATGTATGAAGCTATTATTGCACATATGTATGCACAGCAAATCTGTATATGGGATGCGGTGTATCCCTGCATTTGTTTTCCGGAGGATATTAAACAGGAGCGTATGTATGTCCTGCAGAAGGATGCCCGGATACTGGCTGCGTTTGCATTATGCGAGCATAATAAGGGGGAACAGCACGTCGACTGGCATCTATCAGGACAGAAAGCCCTGTATCTTGACCGCCTTGGTGTGCATGTGGATGCGATGGGAAAGGGTGTTGGCAGAGCAGCGATACGGGAAGCAATGCGTTGTGCAAAGGAACGGCAGGCAGATGTTTTACGGCTGTTTGCGGTGGACAGCAATACACCGGCCATCCGGCTGTATGAGAAAAACGGGTTTATTCAGGCGAAGGGCATCTATCATGAGGTTATTGATGATACTTTGACACTGCATGAATTGGGCTTTGAAAAAGTCATAACAGAAAAAGAACTGCTGGGATAA